In Alicyclobacillus macrosporangiidus CPP55, a single window of DNA contains:
- a CDS encoding M20/M25/M40 family metallo-hydrolase, translated as MSADAVIDERALAEWLLDLLRLDSPPLREAAVWRRCAEFLRGLGFDVWDDGTGERIGGACGNLLAVRRGDPKRAAVLLSGHLDTVEGCAGAQPYVDAEGVVRNRLPRPLGADDKAGVAAILFGVAVAVRSGGSHGDVCVVLTVAEERGLLGARHLRREAIRAEVGLALDGDGPLGTVVTQGPALAHWKVSFRRRGEASDAPALRRAVMAAAARFTGAPSDEGPRVRATAFSQDAEDGPGGLVLCGEVSAATRGAAVRALMEAFGPLRAAARSFHFGWKASVSWLSHGFTLPDHHPALVRAEAALRAAGVRPRRVSADGASDADVLCHLGIPTVNIGIGCVDSHRPGEHIRLADVAAVAQAVSAFVQGVT; from the coding sequence GTGAGCGCGGACGCGGTCATCGACGAGCGGGCATTGGCGGAATGGCTCCTGGACCTGTTGCGCCTGGACAGCCCGCCGCTCCGGGAGGCCGCGGTCTGGCGCCGATGCGCCGAGTTCCTGCGGGGGCTCGGCTTTGACGTGTGGGACGACGGCACGGGGGAGCGCATCGGCGGGGCGTGCGGCAACCTTTTGGCGGTGCGGCGGGGGGATCCGAAGCGGGCCGCCGTCCTGTTGTCGGGGCACTTGGACACGGTGGAAGGGTGCGCGGGGGCTCAGCCCTACGTCGACGCGGAGGGCGTCGTCCGCAATCGCCTGCCGCGCCCGCTCGGCGCCGACGACAAGGCGGGGGTGGCGGCCATCCTCTTCGGGGTTGCCGTTGCGGTGCGCAGCGGCGGCTCGCACGGCGATGTGTGTGTGGTTCTGACGGTCGCTGAGGAGCGCGGCCTGTTGGGGGCGAGGCACCTGCGGCGCGAGGCCATCCGGGCGGAGGTGGGGCTCGCTTTGGACGGCGACGGGCCCCTCGGCACGGTCGTCACCCAGGGCCCGGCCTTGGCGCACTGGAAGGTGTCGTTCCGACGGCGCGGGGAAGCGTCTGACGCCCCGGCCCTGCGCCGTGCCGTCATGGCCGCTGCGGCCCGCTTCACCGGCGCGCCTTCCGATGAAGGCCCCCGCGTGCGCGCCACCGCCTTTTCGCAGGATGCGGAGGACGGGCCGGGCGGGCTCGTCCTGTGCGGCGAGGTGAGCGCCGCCACCCGGGGGGCGGCGGTTCGAGCCTTGATGGAAGCGTTTGGGCCGCTGCGAGCGGCCGCGCGGTCGTTTCATTTCGGGTGGAAGGCCTCGGTTTCCTGGCTGTCGCACGGCTTCACGCTGCCAGACCATCACCCGGCGCTGGTACGGGCAGAGGCAGCGCTGCGAGCGGCCGGCGTCCGCCCGAGGCGTGTTTCGGCCGACGGCGCCAGCGACGCAGATGTGCTGTGTCATCTCGGCATCCCGACGGTGAACATCGGGATCGGCTGCGTGGACAGCCACAGGCCCGGAGAACACATCCGGCTCGCGGACGTGGCGGCGGTCGCCCAGGCGGTCTCAGCCTTCGTCCAGGGGGTCACATAG